The genomic interval CATCCGTTCACCGCGCACGGCACCCGGTGCGATGGCGTTCACGCGGATGCCGTGTGCGCCGAGCTCCATGGCCAGCGCGCGTGTCAGGCCGCCGATGGCCCACTTTGCGCTCGCGTAGGGGGTGCGGTTCGGGTAGGCGAGCAACCCGGCACTCGAACTGGTGAACAACAGCAGGCCCGACCCCTGGTTCCTGAACAGCGCGGCGGCGCGGCGCGCCGTGAGGAAAGCGCCGTCGAGGTTGACCGCGAGCGTGGCGCGCCAGTCGTCGAGGGCGATGTGCTCGATCGGCCCTGCCGGGCCGGCGATGCCGGCGTTGGCCCAGACCACATCCAC from Pseudomonadota bacterium carries:
- a CDS encoding SDR family oxidoreductase, encoding VDVVWANAGIAGPAGPIEHIALDDWRATLAVNLDGAFLTARRAAALFRNQGSGLLLFTSSSAGLLAYPNRTPYASAKWAIGGLTRALAMELGAHGIRVNAIAPGAVRGERMERVVNAEAEARGLSPDTVRDLYVQGVAMKTWVDAEDIVNTALFLASPAGAKVSGQVLSVDGYTDTICPY